Proteins from a genomic interval of Trichoderma breve strain T069 chromosome 2, whole genome shotgun sequence:
- a CDS encoding calcineurin-like phosphoesterase domain-containing protein, translated as MGNQSSKEGGSSSKNGSPSGDALSSYPSFSKSDTKDSTRSFRGLRSKIPGSGRVDSPRNSIVGDSGDAASVKSGKSGRSSISRSGRSTDTIPLRGNSTDLSEPPSHDDQLPPPSPVSESVKSGAHDVSAAQASGEVDHVSDQPPSANASLNTHLLPPGQSILVKRDDAPVKKTKPKKPKNDAMGMDEIKEMDLDDYIKRLLDAGYAGKVTKSVCLKNAEIMAICARVREVFLAQPALLELDAPVKIVGDVHGQYTDLIRMFEMCGFPPTSNYLFLGDYVDRGKQSLETILLLLCYKLKFPENFFLLRGNHECANVTRVYGFYDECKRRCNIKIWKTFIDCFNTLPIAAIVAGKIFCVHGGLSPALSHMDDIRNIARPTDVPDYGLLNDLLWADPADMEQDWEANERGVSYCFGKRVITDFLATHDFDLVCRAHMVVEDGYEFFNDRVLVTVFSAPNYCGEFDNWGAVMSVSSELLCSFELLKPLDSSALKSHIKKGRNKRQQMLNSPPAMVQPQSV; from the exons ATGGGTAACCAATCTTCCAAGGAGGGCGGCTCCTCGTCCAAAAACGGCTCTCCCTCGGGTGACGCTCTCTCGTCGTACCCTTCATTCAGCAAGTCGGACACCAAGGACTCGACTCGTTCTTTTCGCGGGTTACGGTCTAAAATCCCGGGTAGTGGTAGGGTTGACAGCCCGAGAAACTCGATTGTCGGCGACTCGGGCGATGCCGCCTCAGTAAAGTCTGGGAAGAGCGGTcgctccagcatctcgcgCTCCGGCCGCAGTACCGATACAATCCCGTTGAGGGGCAACTCGACCGATCTATCCGAGCCGCCTTCTCATGACGACCAACTACCTCCGCCATCACCCGTCTCCGAATCAGTCAAAAGCGGCGCTCACGACGTGAGCGCAGCACAGGCCTCGGGCGAGGTTGACCACGTTTCTGACCAGCCTCCGTCGGCCAATGCCAGCCTCAACACGCATCTCCTTCCCCCGGGCCAGTCCATCCTAGTGAAGCGCGACGATGCCCCAGTCAAGAAGACcaagccaaagaagccaaagaatgATGCCATGGGCATGGACGAGATAAAGGAGATGGACCTCGATGATTACATTAAGCGGCTCCTCGATGCTGGATATGCCGGCAAGGTCACCAAGAGCGTGTGCCTCAAGAATGCGGAAATCATGGCCATATGCGCACGTGTCCGAGAGGTGTTCCTGGCTCAGCCTGCCCTACTGGAGCTCGATGCTCCCGTCAAGATTGTTGGTGATGTACACGGCCAGTACACCGATCTCATTCGCATGTTTGAAATGTGCGGCTTCCCTCCGACGTCGAATTACCTCTTCCTCGGAGATTACGTCGACAGAGGCAAGCAATCCCTCGAGACGATCCTGCTACTGCTCTGCTATAAGCTCAAATTTCCCGAGAACTTTTTCTTGCTGCGTGGAAACCACGAATGCGCCAACGTAACCCGAGTCTATGGGTTTTATGATGAGTGTAAGCGAAGGTGCAACATCAAAATCTGGAAGACATTTATCGACTGCTTCAACACACTTCccattgctgccattgtggcCGGCAAGATCTTTTGTGTCCATGGAGGCCTGTCACCTGCCCTGAGTCACATGGATGACATCCGCAACATTGCCCGGCCTACCGATGTCCCTGACTATGGGTTGCTCAATGACCTGCTCTGGGCAGACCCGGCTGATATGGAACAAGATTGGGAGGCCAACGAACGAGGAGTGAGTTATTGCTTTGGAAAACGAGTAATTACCGATTTCCTTGCCACCCACGACTTTGATCTAGTCTGCCGCGCCCACATGGTGGTCGAAGACGGTTATGAATTCTTCAACGATCGAGTCCTAGTCACCGTTTTCAGTGCGCCAAAT TATTGTGGCGAATTCGATAATTGGGGAGCAGTCATGTCTGTATCTTCCGAGCTCCTGTGCAGTTTTGAGCTCCTCAAACCTCTCGACTCTAGCGCTCTGAAGAGCCATATTAAGAAAGGCCGTAACAAGCGCCAGCAGATGCTCAACAGTCCG CCTGCGATGGTTCAACCACAGAGTgtctga
- a CDS encoding SUR7/PalI family domain-containing protein, producing MGAGRFFCVALPLLLTIASIGTLLYAVLAGVAHENVKLIQVDLSNLSISPLSLKTLTSRAEFNMKETQTDNITAEALGLHKYYDLTLWGSCSSDDNKKWTCTKSQFDWASKQINADDIKEGSTTIELPKDIKDALKVFQKLIKWSEVAFIIALIALGLELLIGIFSNFSRAVSCLTWFESVITTILVIIACSLSTATAAIIAGVVQGSKSLYGAKVHLDGRFLAIIWIGAAFCIGASLFWIFTICCCKPEKRQKNHHHSSDGEKLLPSGGFGSRGYAPLGEQTGYTSAAPRFAAGSGRSDLAYEPYSHRA from the coding sequence ATGGGTGCCGGTCGGTTTTTCTGCGTGGCTTTGCCACTGCTCCTCACAATTGCCTCCATTGGCACTCTGCTCTACGCAGTTCTCGCTGGCGTTGCCCACGAGAACGTCAAGCTCATCCAGGTGGACCTCAGCAACCTGAGCATCAGCCCGCTGAGCTTAAAGACCCTCACCTCGCGAGCCGAATTCAATATGAAGGAGACCCAGACGGATAACATCACCGCCGAAGCCCTCGGCCTCCACAAGTACTATGACCTCACGCTCTGGGGATCCTGCTCCTCCGATGACAACAAGAAGTGGACTTGCACCAAGAGCCAGTTCGACTGGGCCAGCAAGCAGATCAATGCCGATGACATCAAGGAGGGCAGCACCACCATCGAGCTGCCCAAGGATATCAAGGACGCCCTCAAGGTCTTCCAGAAGCTCATCAAGTGGTCTGAGGTTGCCTTTATCATTGCTCTGATCGCCCTTGGCCTGGAGCTTCTCATCGGCATATTTTCAAATTTCTCTCGGGCTGTCTCCTGCCTGACGTGGTTTGAATctgtcatcaccaccatccttgtcatcattgcttgctctctctccactgcCACCGCTGCCATCATTGCCGGTGTTGTCCAGGGCTCCAAGTCGCTCTACGGTGCCAAGGTTCACCTTGACGGCCGCttccttgccatcatctggATTGGTGCTGCTTTCTGTATCGGTGCCAGTCTCTTCTGGATCTTcaccatctgctgctgcaagccCGAGAAGCGCCAGAAGAACCACCACCACTCCAGCgatggcgagaagctgctgccCTCTGGCGGATTTGGATCTCGCGGATATGCTCCCCTGGGCGAGCAGACCGGCTACACTTCCGCTGCTCCTCGCTTCGCCGCCGGCTCTGGCCGATCCGACCTTGCCTACGAGCCCTACTCCCACCGCGCCTAA
- a CDS encoding alcohol dehydrogenase groES-like domain-containing protein, translating into MSPSAVDDAPKARGAAISVKPNIGVFTNPKHDLWISEAEPSADAVKSGADLKPGEVTIAVRSTGICGSDVHFWHAGCIGPMIVEGDHILGHESAGEVIAVHPTVTSLQVGDRVAIEPNIICNACEPCLTGRYNGCEKVEFLSTPPVPGLLRRYVNHPAVWCHKIGNMSWENGALLEPLSVALAGMQRAKVQLGDPVLVCGAGPIGLVSMLCCAAAGACPLVITDISESRLAFAKEICPRVITHQIQIGKSAEETAKGIVDSFGGIEPAVTMECTGVESSISAAIWATKFGGKVFVIGVGKNEINIPFMRASVREVDIQLQYRYSNTWPRAIRLIESGVLDLSKFVTHRFTLEEAVKAFETSADPKSGAIKVMIQSLD; encoded by the exons ATGTCGCCTTCCGCGGTTGATGACGCCCCCAAGGCCAGAGGGGCGGCCATCTCAGTCAAGCCCAACATTGGCGTCTTCACAAACCCCAAGCACGATCTTTGGATCAGCGAAGCCGAACCCAGCGCCGATGCCGTCAAGTCTGGAGCTGACCTGAAGCCTGGTGAGGTGACTATTGCCGTCCGTAGCACTGGTATTTGCGG ATCCGATGTCCACTTCTGGCACGCCGGGTGCATTGGACCCATGATTGTAGAGGGCGACCACATCCTCGGCCACGAGTCCGCGGGTGAAGTCATCGCCGTCCACCCGACTGTCACCAGCCTGCAGGTCGGCGACCGGGTTGCGATTGAGCCTAACATCATCTGCAACGCTTGCGAGCCCTGCCTCACGGGCCGCTACAACGGCTGCGAAAAGGTCGAATTCCTGTCCACACCACCGGTACCCGGTCTGCTGCGGCGTTACGTCAACCACCCCGCCGTGTGGTGTCACAAGATTGGCAACATGTCTTGGGAGAACGGCGCGCTGCTGGAGCCTCTGAGTGTGGCCCTGGCTGGCATGCAGAGGGCCAAGGTCCAGCTTGGCGACCCCGTCCTCGTCTGCGGAGCTGGGCCTATCGGTCTTGTGTCGATGCTCtgctgcgccgccgccggtgcTTGTCCTCTGGTTATCACCGACATCTCTGAGAGCCGCCTGGCGTTTGCAAAGGAAATCTGCCCCCGTGTCATCACGCATCAGATTCAAATTGGCAAGTCAGCCGAAGAGACAGCCAAGGGCATTGTCGACTCCTTCGGCGGCATCGAGCCGGCCGTGACCATGGAGTGCACCGGCGTGGAGAGCAGCATTTCTGCGGCCATCTGGGCCACCAAGTTTGGAGGCAAGGTCTTTGTGATTGGCGTGGGCAAGAACGAGATCAACATCCCCTTTATGCGGGCGAGCGTGCGAGAGGTCGATATCCAGCTACAGTACCGCTACAGCAACACATGGCCGCGAGCCATTCGCCTGATTGAGAGTGGCGTGCTCGACCTGTCAAAGTTTGTGACCCATCGCTTCACGCTGGAAGAGGCCGTCAAGGCGTTTGAAACGTCGGCGGACCCCAAGAGCGGTGCCATCAAGGTCATGATTCAGAGCCTGGACTGA
- a CDS encoding mitochondrial ATP synthase g subunit domain-containing protein, whose amino-acid sequence MAPSSLARPMLRSPALRQLAFRRFESSAASKATDAAKDAAGKAKEYQAKAAQGLSRVAGAAGPAIAGAARGLTSALGKVGGRTGKLISFVEKQTPQAVYYGKVAVETSKIVFHAQKMSPPSVATFQNFYQSLWKSIQSGAILKSPQNLLQQARSLTPGQLVAGGVIFAECLGFFTVGEMIGRFKLIGYRGETASHH is encoded by the exons ATGGCCCCCTCATCGCTTGCTCGCCCCATGCTCCGCTCGCCGGCCCTGCGCCAGCTTGCCTTCCGCCGCTTCGAGAGCtccgccgccagcaaggccaccgacgccgccaaagatgCTGccggcaaggccaaggagtaCCAGGCAAAGGCTGCGCAGGGGCTGTCGCGCGTCGCGGGTGCCGCTGGCCCTGCCATTGCCGGAGCTGCTCGTGGCCTCACCAGCGCGCTCGGCAAGGTCGGTGGACGCACTGGCAAGCTCATCAGCTTCGTTGAGA AGCAAACCCCTCAGGCCGTCTACTACGGCAAGGTTGCCGTCGAGACTAGCAAGATTGTCTTCCACGCCCAGAAGATGAGCCCTCC TTCCGTTGCCACCTTCCAGAACTTCTACCAGTCCCTGTGGAAGTCTATCCAGAGCGGCGCTATCCTCAAGTCTCCCCAGAaccttctccagcaggcCCGCAGCCTGACTCCTGGCCAGCTGGTTGCTGGTGGTGTCATCTTCGCCGAGTGCCTGGGTTTCTTCACCGTTGGTGAGATGATTGGCCGATTCAAGCTGATTGGCTACCGCGGAGAGACCGCTTCGCACCACTAA
- a CDS encoding methyltransferase domain-containing protein, translating to MSLNARNGCVPPSPAIVAPPSPNASLRLTVGDPASEPPSQPAERVLQAGFWEHGRFYGSWKPGKYLFPIDKEELNRLDIFHKFFMVAREDRISEAPLDKEGQPRIMDLGTGTGIWAFNLVEDFAHDAQVLAVDLNQIQPALIPRGVTTMQFDIEEPSWEPLLRDCDLIHLRLLYGSIKDSNWPAIYHKVFEHLVPGGFIEHIEVDWAPQWEDDNIPTHSALREWAHLFQRAMRRYQRNVTVSCEGARDNMEAAGFTDFTETTMRCYVNPWSPERHTRETARWFNLALSLGLEAMSMMPMIDKLGMTKEDIQDLCNRVKKEICILRYHAYCTLHIWTARKPGGRPLPPPLQASQPPVLSPTSA from the exons ATGTCGCTCAACGCTCGAAATGGGTGTGTTCCACCCTCCCCAGCTATTGTTGCTCCGCCTTCGCCCAACGCAAGTCTGCGACTAACTGTTGGGGATCCGGCCAGTGAGCCGCCAAGTCAACCTGCAGAGCGAGTTCTTCAGGCCGGATTTTGGGAGCACGGCCGCTTTTATGGTTCTTGGAAGCCTGGGAAGTACCTCTTCCCCATTGACAAG GAGGAGCTCAATAGACTAGATATCTTTCACAAATTCTTCATGGTGGCAAGAGAAGATCGCATCTCTGAGGCTCCCTTGGACAAAGAAGGGCAGCCAAGGATTATGGATCTCGGAACCGGTACAGGCATCTGGGCATTCAACTTAGTAGAAGA CTTCGCCCATGATGCTCAAGTCCTGGCTGTCGATCTCAACCAGATTCAGCCAGCTCT CATTCCCCGCGGTGTAACTACTATGCAGTTTGACATTGAGGAGCCTTCATGGGAGCCACTGCTTCGAGACTGCGACTTGATTCACCTTCGATTGCTCTACGGTAGTATCAAGGACAGTAACTGGCCTGCTATTTATCACAAAGTCTTTGA GCACTTGGTCCCTGGGGGATTTATCGAGCACATAGAGGTAGACTGGGCACCACAGTGGGAGGATGATAATATCCCTACTCATTCGGCCCTGCGCGAGTGGGCTCACCTGTTCCAGCGCGCCATGCGTCGATATCAACGAAACGTCACAGTGTCATGTGAAGGTGCCCGAGACAATATGGAAGCCGCTGGTTTCACCGATTTTACTGAAACTACGATGCGGTGCTACGTGAACCCGTGGTCTCCCGAGCGCCACACCCGGGAAACTGCTCGCTGGTTCAATCTCGCCCTCAGTCTAGGCCTCGAGGCCATGAGCATGATGCCTATGATTGATAAACTCGGCATGACGAAAGAAGACATTCAAGACCTCTGTAACAGagtcaagaaggagatttgCATTCTGCGCTACCACGCCTACTGCACTCT ACACATCTGGACAGCCAGGAAACCTGGTGGACGGCCCCTGCCACCGCCTCTGCAAGCGTCACAGCCGCCTGTACTGTCGCCGACAAGTGCCTAG
- a CDS encoding transcription factor IIA, alpha/beta subunit domain-containing protein, translating to MSNQAVGNVYQTIIEEVINSSRVDFEESGVEEAVLEELRLGWQQKLSQLDVARFPWDPKPEPAPPAASAPAPNTATPVQTQAQFSTPLSLPTASPPGGLPQNGIKQESYVKPEPGIKQEPGAQQPGLYQNYNGMENKNSVAANRAAQQLQAQYGMRAAGSINAIQDRMGQQPQGQQPGQGSAPVLPQQPQQMPHPSEQSMGNAQVDGAGDDMMEDSDDDEETFEGILLRNGVNGNPEELGRVDIDRILHDQIAAKAKSMEGGGLMLSLKEATKNQPKSSAAKKLRSKGKAPAGVAAYDGGDDDEDIDEDAINSDLDDPDEDRDDDEVDDEGLGHIMLCMYDKVQRVKNKWKCTLKDGVLTVNGKEYVFNKATGEYEW from the exons ATGTCGAACCAGGCCGTGGGAAACGTCTACCAGACGATCATCGAAGAGGTGATCAACAGCTCGCGAGTCGACTTCGAAGAGAGCGGTGTTGAGGAGGCCgtcctggaggagctgcgaTTG GGATGGCAACAAAAGCTGTCTCAGCTCGACGTGGCTCGGTTTCCGTGGGACCCTAAGCCAGAGCCCGCCCCACCGGCTGCGTCTGCTCCGGCTCCCAATACGGCCACGCCTGTTCAGACACAAGCTCAGTTTTCAACGCCGCTGTCATTGCCGACAGCGAGCCCCCCTGGCGGTTTGCCACAAAACGGCATCAAGCAAGAGTCTTATGTGAAGCCAGAACCAGGCATCAAGCAAGAGCCGGGCGCCCAGCAGCCCGGCCTGTACCAGAACTATAATGGTATGGAAAACAAGAACAGCGTTGCCGCCAACAGAGCCGCCCAGCAACTTCAAGCTCAATATGGAATGAGAGCTGCAGGCTCTATAAATGCCATACAGGACCGTATGGGCCAACAGCCTCAAGGACAACAACCCGGTCAGGGATCGGCACCCGTCCTACcacagcagccgcagcagatGCCTCATCCATCGGAACAGTCGATGGGCAATGCTCAAGTTGACGGTGCAGGCGAcgacatgatggaagattccgatgacgatgaagagaccTTTGAAGGCATTCTCCTGAGAAATGGAGTCAACGGGAACCCAGAGGAACTCGGAAGAGTCGACATTGATCGTATCCTCCACGACCAAatcgctgccaaggccaagagcaTGGAGGGAGGCGGTTTGATGCTGTCTCTGAAAGAGGCCACAAAAAACCAACCCAAGTCAAGtgctgccaagaagctgaggagcAAAGGAAAGGCTCCCGCTGGCGTAGCCGCTTATGATGGCggagacgatgacgaggatatTGACGAGGATGCTATCAATTCCGATCTGGATGACCCCGATGAGGatcgagatgatgatgaggtcgaTGACGAAGGCCTCGGCCACATCATGCTTTGCATGTACGACAAGGTCCAAAGGGTCAAGAACAAGTG GAAGTGCACCCTCAAGGACGGCGTCCTTACTGTCAACGGCAAGGAGTACGTTTTCAACAAAGCAACTGGCGAATACGAATGGTAG
- a CDS encoding anaphase-promoting complex subunit 4 WD40 domain-containing protein → MATAAVSTPVNNQKGLVPSLKVGGRVPLTPSPRNSINLNSSPFAPEDYSGKDAKGAPKHTYSGNLMAHYGRTSSSSTGPQREQSEPHQNSPKFNIARVVHSPRKTLALGVSDYALTGTGLALSPSKSKKGSIRQKASKTTTNHGGDRFIPNRAASSAIANTGSSKISGPERKKRKRSPPSVSERPAAPEVPEEDPASALEGLSILDDDADESYSRPSPNTVAYQDSLANACGVSLKTRILEFKPAAPESSKPIDLRQQYNRPLKITGSSSAQTRRRIATAPERVLDAPGLIDDYYLNLLDWSSGNQVAIGLERSVYVWSADEGSVSCLLETTPDTYISSVKWSEDGAYVGVGLGTGEVQIWDVAESQKIRSMFGHDTRVSVMGWNKHLLSTGARSGLVFNHDVRIAEHKVAELVSHTSEVCGLEWRSDGAQLATGGNDNLVSIWDARSLSVPKFTKTNHKAAVKALAWCPWNANLLATGGGSYDRHIHFWNSTTGARVNSIDTGSQVTSLRWSPHYREIVSSSGFPDNSLSVWSYPTLVRNVEIPAHESRVLHSCLSPDGQMLATAAADESLKFWKIFEKKAGAAAGAAGSGASGKADVVKHMTIR, encoded by the coding sequence ATGGCTACTGCAGCAGTATCAACTCCTGTGAACAATCAGAAAGGGCTTGTGCCCTCACTCAAGGTCGGCGGAAGAGTACCTCTGACGCCTTCACCACGCAACTCCATCAACCTAAACTCCTCACCTTTCGCTCCTGAGGACTACTCTGGCAAAGATGCCAAAGGAGCCCCCAAACACACCTATAGCGGAAATCTGATGGCTCATTATGGACGaacctcatcatcttctaCTGGGCCTCAGCGTGAGCAATCAGAACCTCATCAGAATTCGCCCAAGTTCAACATCGCTCGTGTGGTCCACTCACCCCGCAAAACTCTTGCACTCGGGGTCTCTGACTACGCACTTACTGGCACTGGCCTTGCCCTGAGCCCCTCCAAATCAAAGAAGGGTTCAATTCGACAGAAGGCATCCAAGACGACAACCAACCATGGCGGTGATCGCTTCATCCCCAACCGGGCTGCCAGCTCCGCAATCGCCAACACAGGCTCAAGCAAGATTAGTGGTCccgagaggaagaagagaaagcgatCCCCACCAAGCGTATCAGAGAGGCCGGCAGCACCCGAAGTCCCGGAGGAAGACCCGGCTTCTGCCCTGGAGGGTTTGAGCATCCTCGATGATGACGCGGACGAAAGCTACTCTCGCCCCTCTCCAAACACCGTCGCCTATCAAGATTCACTCGCCAATGCCTGTGGTGTGAGTCTGAAGACGCGTATTCTCGAGTTCAAGCCTGCTGCGCCCGAATCGTCAAAGCCAATTGATCTACGCCAGCAGTACAACAGGCCGTTGAAAATTACCGGTTCCAGCTCCGCCCAGACTCGCCGACGTATTGCTACCGCTCCCGAGCGTGTTTTGGACGCTCCTGGTCTGATTGATGACTATTATCTCAACTTGTTGGACTGGAGCTCTGGTAACCAAGTCGCCATTGGTCTGGAGCGCAGCGTCTATGTCTGGTCCGCGGATGAAGGTAGCGTCAGCTGCCTCCTAGAGACCACCCCCGATACATATATCAGCAGCGTCAAGTGGTCTGAAGACGGGGCCTATGTCGGCGTTGGCCTCGGCACTGGCGAGGTTCAAATCTGGGATGTGGCCGAAAGCCAAAAGATCCGAAGCATGTTTGGACATGATACTCGTGTTAGTGTCATGGGTTGGAACAAGCACCTGCTCTCCACCGGGGCCCGAAGTGGTCTCGTTTTCAATCACGATGTCCGAATTGCCGAGCACAAGGTCGCAGAGCTGGTTTCACACACTTCTGAGGTCTGCGGACTCGAATGGCGCTCGGATGGTGCTCAGCTTGCCACTGGCGGCAACGACAACCTCGTCTCCATCTGGGATGCTCGCTCTCTGTCCGTGCCCAAGTTCACCAAGACCAACCACAAGGCAGCTGTCAAGGCCCTCGCATGGTGCCCCTGGAACGCAAACCTGCTGGCTACCGGTGGTGGTTCCTATGATCGCCACATCCACTTTTGGAACTCAACCACGGGTGCGCGCGTCAACAGCATTGATACTGGCTCTCAAGTCACCTCATTGCGATGGAGCCCTCACTACCGCGAGATTGTTAGCTCCAGCGGCTTCCCAGACAACTCTCTGAGTGTCTGGAGCTACCCTACCCTGGTCCGCAACGTCGAGATTCCTGCTCACGAAAGCCGTGTCCTGCACAGCTGTCTCAGCCCTGATGGCCAGATGCTGGctaccgccgccgccgatgaaAGCTTGAAGTTCTGGAAGatctttgagaagaaggccggtgctgctgcgggtGCTGCTGGCTCAGGCGCTTCTGGAAAGGCCGATGTGGTCAAGCACATGACCATTCGATAG
- a CDS encoding galactose oxidase, central domain-containing protein, whose amino-acid sequence MAQPSTPGPASSSVSIFGQTQTLAPHAGGTQQSGMASQASSDGMSAIETPASASSSNNTYIMPNSPLKARPLVDGYRPKVTRTLGQRPACLVNASVTYCGNNQIYAFGGFDQYTDEVYNHVLRLDLASHQWSLVDNYGDIPGVRMGHTATLYKGDKLLVFGGENEHRTYLSDLIIFDLKTAHWTQPMVSGPIPKGRARHAAVLHEDKLFIIGGITGQNNYVLDDICYLDLKTFTWSKAWRFVGRFDHSAYIWGDRVWVFGGLSEDMDKISDLWWLDLKGSPEFDSRPHFGVLDRHSATHRTSSSPRPPYTMASNPVVGASGYAANSRTAQVNPPSFQVKSYAPMAPGTISALKFVSGPTVPSQGSGIHFHTYSSGTLLDFVTPAATITHRECSLSALDLSTLRWQKLADGREIFKTGYRWHYCTMNEDGTKAWLLGCPVDPAATDLGPNGYEEYLSDIMEVDLRRYGFLGNNLAPESLAQSRPSFATRLSDQPSKGLGADLAKLFNQPPESGSGTDFIITALADDADSDETLSSGLIRADDANRDEGWLSADVPTSMPIHVHKLILQARWPHFARLYNAQMAEFHTKKMHIPEPYSVVKAFLLYLYTDNIHGTTETDSDATTDLSDVAGLLVMSNIYNIPHLRLLCVNRLAKELDVEHACVIWYCSGLASEEWLRKRAAQFCMTHWGRIVRTQGFLRLPRNALVELSQEIDMEGRVVAGDDLEWGSVSGRYSDGSGHGNRKESISSTQMQIVESEVDDDDEDVEIS is encoded by the exons ATGGCGCAACCATCGACCCCCGgcccagcatcttcttctgttaGCATCTTTGGCCAAACCCAAACCCTGGCACCCCATGCTGGTGGGACGCAACAGTCCGGTATGGCCAGCCAAGCTTCATCAGACGGCATGAGTGCCATTGAGACGCCAGCCtcggcttcttcctccaacAATACCTACATCATGCCAAACTCTCCTCTCAAGGCCCGCCCCCTGGTTGATGGGTACCGCCCCAAAGTCACACGCACGCTGGGACAGAGGCCTGCGTGCCTCGTCAATGCGTCTGTGACCTATTGCGGGAACAACCAAATCTATGCTTTCGGTGGCTTTGACCAGTACACTGACGAGGTATACAATCATGTCTTGCGACTGGACTTGGCGAGCCATCAATGGAGTTTGGTGGACAACTATGGGGATATTCCCGGGGTGCGCATGG GTCACACAGCGACTCTGTACAAAGGCGACAAACTCCTTGTATTCGGCGGCGAGAACGAGCATCGAACCTACCTATCCGATCTTATTATATTCGACTTGAAAACAGCACATTGGACGCAGCCTATGGTATCGGGTCCGATACCTAAAGGCAGGGCAAGGCACGCCGCCGTGCTGCACGAAGATAAACTGTTCATTATTGGTGGCATCACTGGTCAGAACAACTATGTGTTGGATGACATTTGCTATCTCGACCTCAAGACGTTTACTTGGTCCAAGGCATGGCGCTTCGTTGGCCGTTTTGACCACTCTGCCTACATCTGGGGTGATCGCGTCTGGGTCTTTGGTGGCCTGAGTGAAGACATGGACAAGATTAGCGACTTGTGGTGGCTTGACCTTAAGGGAAGCCCGGAATTCGACTCTCGACCTCATTTTGGCGTCTTGGATCGCCATTCCGCTACTCACAGAACCAgcagctctccaaggccgCCTTATACCATGGCGTCCAACCCAGTTGTTGGCGCCTCTGGCTATGCTGCGAATTCCAGGACGGCCCAAGTAAACCCTCCATCATTTCAAGTAAAGTCATACGCACCAATGGCCCCTGGAACCATCTCTGCCCTCAAATTTGTTTCTGGTCCGACTGTTCCATCCCAAGGATCTGGCATCCATTTCCACACCTATTCTTCCGGAACACTGCTCGATTTTGTGACTCCTGCGGCGACCATTACCCACAGAGAATGTTCCTTGTCTGCCCTGGACCTTAGTACTCTGAGGTGGCAGAAGCTGGCCGACGGCCGCGAAATCTTCAAAACGGGATATAGATGGCACTACTGTACGATGAACGAAGACGGCACCAAGGCGTGGCTCTTGGGCTGTCCGGTTGATCCAGCTGCAACGGATCTAGGGCCAAATGGCTATGAAGAATATCTCAG CGACATCATGGAAGTAGACCTTCGACGATATGGCTTCCTCGGCAACAACCTTGCACCAGAAAGCTTGGCCCAATCCAGACCGTCCTTTGCGACCAGGCTTTCCGACCAACCTTCTAAAGGTCTTGGCGCGGATCTGGCGAAACTGTTCAATCAACCACCCGAGTCCGGAAGTGGCACAGatttcatcatcacagcTCTTGCCGATGATGCTGACAGCGATGAAACGCTCAGCTCAGGGCTGATTCGAGCTGATGATGCAAACAGAGACGAGGGTTGGCTGTCTGCCGACGTCCCAACGTCTATGCCCATTCACGTGCACAAGCTTATCCTGCAAGCGCGCTGGCCGCACTTTGCGCGCTTGTACAACGCTCAGATGGCAGAGTTCCACACGAAGAAGATGCACATCCCGGAGCCATACTCGGTTGTCAAGGCGTTCctcttgtacctgtacacaGACAACATTCACGGTACCACAGAGACAGACAGTGACGCCACGACGGATCTCTCCGATGTGGCCGGCCTCTTGGTCATGTCCAACATCTACAACATCCCACACCTCCGCCTACTGTGCGTAAACCGCCTGGCCAAGGAACTCGACGTCGAGCACGCCTGCGTCATATGGTACTGCTCGGGACTCGCCAGCGAGGAATGGCTTCGCAAGAGAGCGGCACAGTTCTGCATGACGCACTGGGGCCGTATTGTCCGTACCCAGGGTTTCCTACGTCTCCCCCGCAACGCCCTGGTCGAGCTATCGCAGGAGATCGACATGGAAGGCCGAGTGGTTGCCGGCGACGACCTTGAGTGGGGGAGC